ATGCAATTCCCCTGGTCGTTCAAGAATGCCGCGAAAAACCGCGATTACCTGCGCGGGCTCTTCCAGGAGTTTTCGGCTCTGCCGCTCGTGCTCGAGGTGAGACACACGAGCTGGAACGTGCCGCCCTTCTACGACTTTTTAAGCGAGCACGGCGTGGGCTTCTGCAATATTGACCAGCCGCTCTTCTCCGGTTCGCTGGAGCCGTCCGCCCGGAGCACCGCGCGCGTGGGGTATTTCCGACTCCACGGGCAGAACTACGACGACTGGTTCCGCGAGGGCGCGGGGCGCGACGCCCGCTACAACTATCTCTACTCCGAAGAGGAGCTGGCATCATGGATCGCGCGGGTTGAGGCCGTCCGCGAGCAGGTCTCCTCCATCTACGTCATCATGAATAACCACTTCAAGGGGCAGGCGGCCTGTAACGCGCTCCAGGTCAAGGCACGCCTATCGGGGTCTCAGGTTCCCGTTCCCCCGAGCCTGCTCGCGGCCTTCCCGCAGCTCGAGAAGGTACGCAGACCTTACACTGGGCAGGGAGATCTGTGGTGAGGTAATTACTCAGATAAGCGGGGGATGACCACATTGTAGCAGATGATGCAAGATTGAGCTGCGGCCCGAAATGGCGGATAATGTAGGGGTCGCCTGCCTGCCGGCGGGCAGGGATTCATCCGACCCGCTTGGCGGGCTTGATGAATCAAGCCCCTACAGGGAGAAATACTTCTGATTACATTTCACCTATCAGGTGAACGTTTCGATATGTTATCCGCCATTTCGGGTGCGGATTTGCGCGGATGAACGCAGGTACAATGATGGTGCAATCCGCGTCTATCCGCGGCGGCGAGGGAAAATCATATTGACCCTGAAAAAGCGGCGTGGTAGAGTGGGCATTGTGCAGAACTGGAACTGCGGGAGGCGGTTTTAACACGAGCCGCCCTCGATTCACTCGCCCCCTGTGGAGCGTGCTGGAGGCATCATTGATTGATCCCCTCCTTGAAGAAGAGATCGAATGCATCAACGGACTCGTCCGCATGTGGGATAGCCTCATGGAGCGAGTAGAGGAAACACGCGGGGGTGGGGGCGTGCGAGAAGATTCAGCGAAGGCCTTTATCGTCGCGCGCGATGAGATCGCCAGGCGATACACGGCGATAATGGCCCAGCTTGAGGTTGCGCTGGACGAGCAGGACGAGCTGCTTCAGATGCTCGGACGCATGAACTCATTGGGTGCGGTTGCCCTGCTCCCGGATATCCAGTGGAAGAAGCTGGAAGAGGCGAGGGGGCGCGTGGAGGTGAGTGTGCAGGGCCTCCTGGGGGCGTTGCAGAACCGACAGCGCGCCCTGGCGGGGGTGAACGGGAATCTCATCCTCGTGCGGCGGGTGGCAGGATCCTGGCCCTGCAGGCTGCTGTACCTTGCGGTCGGGATTGTAGTTATCTTTCTTGTGCTCAGTAAGATTATGCTGTAAACTTGGAGCGCATGGATATTCAGAGGGTGCGGCATATCCGGGAAACAGAATCTGCGCTGCACCCCCTGGTGCGTATACATGCGGTTGCCCGCTGGGCGGAGAGGCGATGCGGCTCAAGTCTGTTACGTAAGGAGGGGACACAATGACAAAGCGAGAGCTGGCGATTAGAATCGCGAGTGAAACGAAATTGCCGCAGCAGGCGGTCAAGGAGGCCATTCAGAAGATGCTCGATTATATCATCGAGAGCCTGGCTTCAGGCAAGAGCGTTGAACTCAGAAATTTCGGTGTGTTCAAAGTGCGCACGAGGAAAGCCCGTTTGGGGCGAAATCCAAATAAACCGGAGCAGGAAGTCCGCATCCCTGCAAAGCGGGTCCCCGATTTTAAGCCGGGGAGAATTATGAGGGCTAAGGTAGAGAGGCCTTTATAAACGGGGCGACCGGATCGCGGCGAATAGTGTCCCTGATTCATGGGAATAATAAGTGTGAGATGGATACGCGAAGGCCCTGACCCGCCACGGGTTGGGGCCTACCTTTATAGAGACAGGATTAAGGATTAAGCGCTAAGGATTAAGCATTATTAATGGGAGCACTTTATTTTTTACACTTTCTGCCATGGTCATTGCGATCCCGCCTTGGCGGGAGAAGCAATCTCTTGGTGCCCAATGAGTTGAGATTGCTTCGTCACTGCGTTCCTCGCAATGACATGTCAAATATTTTATGCTCCCCGTAATAACTGATGACCAATGGAGGCTTGCTACTTAATCCTTAGTGCTTAATCCGGGCATTCGTTTGGGGTTTGCCGAGGGTATTATGAAAATACAGCGACCACGGGGAACAGCCGACATCCTCCCCGATCAGGCGAGACGATGGCATTTCGTCGAAGACGTCATTAGACGCGTCGCCGCGCTCTATAATTACAGGGAAATTAGAACACCGATTTTTGAGAGCACCGATCTTTTCGTCAAAAGCGAGGGGGAATCGACAGACATTGTGAGCAAACAGATGTACACATTCAAAGATCGGGCAGGCCGCAGCCTCACTCTTCGCCCGGAGATGACGCCAAACGTGATCAGGGCATATCTGGAACACTCTCTCAATCAGAAAGAAAAGTTTATCAAGCTCTACTACATGGGACCGATATTCCGCTACGAGAAGCCTCAGTCCGGACGTTATCGCCAACACCACCAGTTTGGCGTCGAGGCGATCGGGAGTGCAGAGCCGGCGCTGGACGCTGAGGTTGTTGAAATGATGATGCACCTTTATCAAAAGCTGGGGCTTGCTGGATTAAAGGCAATTATTAATAGTGTGGGCTGTAGAAAATGCCGGCCCGGCTACAATGCTTTGCTGAAAAGCTACCTCGGGACGAAGCTGAGAGAGTTGTGTGCCGACTGTCGCAGGCGTGCTGAAGTAAACCCTTTGAGGGTATTTGATTGCAAGGAGCCTGTGTGTTCGGCAGCTATTCGTCAAGCACCCAAGGTGTGTGATAACCTTTGCGACGCATGCCGCGATCACTTCCGTACATTCCGTGATCTTCTGAAGGAATCAGGAATAGATTATCAGGTGAAGCCGGAGCTTGTTCGAGGGCTCGACTACTACACGCGCACGGCGTTTGAAATAGTTTCTGAAAACCTTGGAGCGCAGAACGCCGTCGGCGGCGGGGGGCGCTATGATGATCTCATCGAATCACTCGGCGGCCCGCCCACACCGGCAATTGGCTTCGGCACAGGCCTGGAGCGGATACTCATGGTAATGGAAGATCGCGGGGTGGCGATCCCCGATGAAGGCGCGCTCAGCGTGTACCTCGTCGTGTGGGAGAAAGAGGGGATGGACGCCGGCAGGAAGCTCCTGCGGTCGCTGCGGATGGGGGGTGTGGCGGCTGAGATGGACTACGGCATGAGCAGCCTCAAGTCGCAGCTCCGGCGCGCGGACCGGCTGGGGATTCCCTTTGTGCTCCTTCTCGGGAAAGACGAGCGCGCGCGGGGAAAGGCAAAGCTCAGAAACATGAAGACGGGAGAAGAGCGCGAGGTCGCGCTGGACAGCGCGGCGGAAGCGATCAGGCAGCTGGCAGGCGGCTAAGACCTCCATGCCCATCCGCGGGTAGTGTCAAAAGTTTCATGAAAGAACTAAATGCAACCACAGATTGCACAGATACTTGTAAATATTTTTTAGGGGGAAGGAGTCTGCGTCAATCTGTGGTGAATAAATCTGTGGTAAATGG
This genomic stretch from Candidatus Auribacterota bacterium harbors:
- a CDS encoding DUF72 domain-containing protein yields the protein MRSSGKDEVRVGTAGWDYEDWKGIVYPLSKPMGFDPLEYLSRYFDCCEINSTFYRIPDRRVCASWMRRVERNGRFSFTLKLYRGFTHERGPLAGRDAGLFREAVAPILEAGRLGCVLMQFPWSFKNAAKNRDYLRGLFQEFSALPLVLEVRHTSWNVPPFYDFLSEHGVGFCNIDQPLFSGSLEPSARSTARVGYFRLHGQNYDDWFREGAGRDARYNYLYSEEELASWIARVEAVREQVSSIYVIMNNHFKGQAACNALQVKARLSGSQVPVPPSLLAAFPQLEKVRRPYTGQGDLW
- the hisS gene encoding histidine--tRNA ligase, with the translated sequence MKIQRPRGTADILPDQARRWHFVEDVIRRVAALYNYREIRTPIFESTDLFVKSEGESTDIVSKQMYTFKDRAGRSLTLRPEMTPNVIRAYLEHSLNQKEKFIKLYYMGPIFRYEKPQSGRYRQHHQFGVEAIGSAEPALDAEVVEMMMHLYQKLGLAGLKAIINSVGCRKCRPGYNALLKSYLGTKLRELCADCRRRAEVNPLRVFDCKEPVCSAAIRQAPKVCDNLCDACRDHFRTFRDLLKESGIDYQVKPELVRGLDYYTRTAFEIVSENLGAQNAVGGGGRYDDLIESLGGPPTPAIGFGTGLERILMVMEDRGVAIPDEGALSVYLVVWEKEGMDAGRKLLRSLRMGGVAAEMDYGMSSLKSQLRRADRLGIPFVLLLGKDERARGKAKLRNMKTGEEREVALDSAAEAIRQLAGG
- a CDS encoding integration host factor subunit beta, coding for MTKRELAIRIASETKLPQQAVKEAIQKMLDYIIESLASGKSVELRNFGVFKVRTRKARLGRNPNKPEQEVRIPAKRVPDFKPGRIMRAKVERPL